One Cytobacillus sp. IB215665 genomic window, GAGTTTCTGCAAGCAATATATGTACGTTCAGGGAAGTTTGATGAAGCTGAAGAGTTAGCTTTACAAACACTGGGCTTTTCAATTGGAAAAGGCTTTGATGCCTTTGCTACCATTACATTGGCGGAGAGAAACATCCAAGATAAATCAAAGATTGATATAGCAATCCAACATTTTGAGAAAGCTATTGAAATATACGAGGAAATGAATAGGTTAAGTGTTGCTTCATTATTCGTCAAAAGAATAGAACTTATAAAACTATTACATAGTGTTGATATACCACTTGAGGATATTAAGCATAAGCAAAACATTGCTTTTAAGCACATCTTAGATGGAAATACGGCTCACGGAATGAAGCTTCTTGACGAGTTAGATATTGAAGAAGGTAAACAGGAAGCTATACGTGATTTCATGAGAGGTAAAGCAACAGGTGATAGAGGTTTTTACTGGAAAGCTCTATCTACATTTATGAAACGTAATGATAGATTGTATGGTTACTTCCCTATGAAAGAACTACTAAAGCTAGGGGAACATGAAAATGGTGTTTTAGGTCTCTATAATATCTACGAGACAGAAAGAGGTGAACAGTAGCATGTTTAAAAAAGGATTAATAGCATTAGTAATGGGTGCATTTTTGCTTTCAGGACAAAGTGTAGCATTTGCTAATGAAGAAGCTGAAGAAACAAATACAGAAGAGGTACCTGTTATAGATACAACTTTATTGGTGGTCAGTAAGGATGATGTTGTTAAATTTAATACTGATCCGGCTCCAACAGGCGGTTGATCAACAACTAAATAAAATACTAAATTGATATTTTAAGAGAGACGTAACCTTTAACTAGGTTGCGTCTTTCCTGTTTCTAGAGAAAAATTGACAATCTTTGAAAAAAATCACAATTTGTCAATTTTAAAAAAATATAGGAGTGATCATCATGGCATATCTAGCAGAGCAAACGACAAAGCAAACAGCAGAGATAATACCTTTTCCAAATAAAAAAATCCAAACAGAAATCGATGAACTAGCAGAAAAGGCTTTTGAGATCATGGATCAAGAGAAATGGAAGTATACAGATTGGGATCCTGATCTGAGGGAAAGGGACTCGTGGTCCGACATTTTGAAGAAAAGATAAAAATAACAGGGGGCAATAATATGAATAAAGAACTATTAAACGCACTAGAAAAAATTGTAGAAAACAATAATGCAAATATGCCAGCTGCAACTAAGATAGCAGAAATAATTCAAAATAAAAAAGCTACCTGTTCTACCAGGTAGCTATAAACCTTTATTAGATTTCACTTTTACATAGCCAATAACTTCTTTGATTATCTCATCTTTCTCACCTTCAGGTAATGACTCGATAATCTCATACAGTTTCATAGCTTCAGCAGTAATAATACTATTTTGATCAGCAGTCAATTTAGGCTCGTCACTTTTACCGAGTAAATAATCTATTGTCACACCAAATATGATAGAGAGCTGTTCAATTGTATCAAGTGTTGGCCGTCTTTCGCCACGTTCCATTTTTCCAACGCTGGAGTAATTCATTCCTAGCATTTCACCAACATCTTCTAGTGTGAGGTTTTTAGCTACACGAGCAGCACGAATATGCTTACCAATTTTCTCATAATCCATATTTTTTTAACAGTCCTTTCAGGACAAAAGTCCATGTACAGATGGCTATATTGTATCAGAAAAAGTCCAATAAGGACAATAGTAACTGTTTTTTTGATCAAAAAAATTGTTGACGAAGGACTAAAAGGACAGATATACTTTGATTACAGCAGACCTTAAAGTCCTAATATAACATATGACGGTAGGTGAGAAATTATGCTCCAAAACAAAATAGCTTATCACAGGAAAATTAGAGGTATAAAACAAGGGGAATTAGCTAAAATGCTTGGAATGAACCAATCAGCACTGAGTAAAATCGAACTTGGAAAAACTACTTTTACAGTAGATAAAGCTCACGTAATAGCTACCATTTTTGATACAACAATTGACGAATTGATAGTTAAATAGAATTTTTTTACACTAGATAGGACTTTTAGGACTAAACAAAAAGGAGGTTGAAACCTTGGAACATCCATCAATCACCAAAACAATGCGAACAGGCTATTCAGAAGTAGAAAATAAGCCCAAAAGAGATTATTACGATGAAGAAATTTATCAAGGCGAAAAAGTGTGGTTAGACTCTAACACTGGCAATCTAATACTAAAATGCAACTTGGCAAAATACATAACGGAGCATTACGATTTTGATTTAGTGGAGGGATAAAGTGGATATTAACATG contains:
- a CDS encoding helix-turn-helix transcriptional regulator; this translates as MDYEKIGKHIRAARVAKNLTLEDVGEMLGMNYSSVGKMERGERRPTLDTIEQLSIIFGVTIDYLLGKSDEPKLTADQNSIITAEAMKLYEIIESLPEGEKDEIIKEVIGYVKVKSNKGL
- a CDS encoding helix-turn-helix transcriptional regulator, with the translated sequence MLQNKIAYHRKIRGIKQGELAKMLGMNQSALSKIELGKTTFTVDKAHVIATIFDTTIDELIVK